Proteins from one Corynebacterium testudinoris genomic window:
- a CDS encoding dihydroorotase encodes MTFPATGPLSAVEPGTLKLIDVRPYGEGDPVTVLIKDGVIVDLNASADADADRTIDGRGNVLLPGLVDMHVHLREPGREDTETIVTGSQAAAQGGFTAVFSMANTMPVMDQPVLAESVWFKGQHAGICDVHPVGSITKGLEGKEITEFGMMATSQAKVRMFSDDGKCVDDPLIMRRALEYAKGQDVLLAQHAEDSRLTGGAVAHEGETAARLGLRGWPRVAEESIVVRDALLARDYGNRVHICHASTTGTVELVAWAKSQGIELSAEVTPHHLLLTDEKLTTYDGNYRVNPPLREEHDTVALRQALLDGVIDCVATDHAPHGSEEKCCEFEHARPGMLGLETSLAVIAEIFVHSGLADWRWVAKVMSERPAEIVRLPGQGRPIAVGEPANLTIVDPGASWTARGAEMASKSENTPYEGMEFGAKVTTTVLRGRLTCVDGVAAEPREMA; translated from the coding sequence ATGACCTTTCCCGCTACCGGCCCCCTCTCCGCTGTCGAGCCGGGCACACTGAAGCTTATCGACGTCCGTCCCTACGGCGAGGGCGATCCCGTCACCGTCCTCATCAAAGATGGGGTCATCGTCGATCTCAATGCGTCGGCTGATGCCGACGCCGATCGCACCATCGACGGCCGCGGCAATGTTCTCTTGCCGGGCCTCGTGGATATGCACGTTCACCTGCGCGAACCCGGCCGCGAAGACACCGAGACCATTGTTACCGGCTCTCAAGCCGCCGCCCAAGGTGGCTTCACTGCGGTATTTTCCATGGCCAACACGATGCCCGTCATGGATCAGCCGGTCCTGGCGGAGTCCGTGTGGTTCAAGGGGCAACATGCCGGCATCTGCGATGTCCACCCCGTCGGCTCCATCACCAAGGGGCTCGAGGGCAAGGAGATCACCGAGTTCGGCATGATGGCCACCTCCCAGGCCAAGGTGCGCATGTTTTCTGATGACGGCAAATGCGTCGACGATCCGCTCATCATGCGCCGCGCCCTCGAATACGCCAAGGGCCAGGATGTCCTGCTGGCCCAGCATGCAGAAGATAGCCGCCTCACCGGCGGTGCCGTGGCGCACGAAGGCGAAACCGCAGCCCGACTGGGCTTGCGCGGGTGGCCGCGGGTCGCCGAGGAGTCCATCGTGGTTCGGGATGCGTTGCTGGCCCGTGACTATGGCAACCGCGTCCACATTTGTCACGCCTCGACCACGGGCACCGTGGAACTCGTTGCGTGGGCTAAGAGCCAAGGCATCGAGCTTTCTGCCGAGGTCACCCCGCATCACCTTCTCCTCACTGACGAAAAGCTCACCACCTATGACGGCAATTACCGAGTCAACCCGCCGCTGCGCGAGGAGCACGACACGGTGGCCCTGCGCCAGGCGCTGTTGGATGGCGTCATCGATTGCGTCGCCACCGACCATGCGCCGCACGGCTCAGAAGAGAAGTGCTGCGAGTTCGAGCACGCCCGGCCAGGCATGCTCGGGTTGGAGACGTCCTTGGCCGTCATTGCCGAGATCTTTGTACACTCCGGCCTGGCCGATTGGCGCTGGGTGGCCAAGGTGATGAGCGAGCGTCCGGCCGAGATTGTCCGCCTTCCCGGCCAGGGCCGTCCCATCGCGGTGGGGGAGCCGGCCAACCTCACGATCGTCGACCCGGGTGCGAGCTGGACTGCCCGGGGGGCGGAGATGGCCTCGAAGTCGGAGAACACCCCCTACGAGGGCATGGAGTTCGGCGCCAAGGTGACTACCACGGTGTTGCGAGGTCGCCTCACCTGTGTGGATGGCGTGGCCGCCGAGCCGCGTGAAATGGCGTAG